Proteins from a single region of Caldilineales bacterium:
- a CDS encoding Uma2 family endonuclease, producing MTVKFAPAQTVDDLDFYPESDGKPMAESDLHREIMFTIIHLLQRHFAGRRVYVSGNLLLYYVEGDPRKSVAPDCFVVWDVEPRRRRIYKLWEEGKGPRVVFEVSSKSTKREDLGSKMRLYAQLGVEEYYIYDPTSEYLRPPLAGFRLEAGRFAPMQPQNQVVDWGDMAFVPGAGEPPEYVSPLLGLRLALDENGRLQFFDEATGERLLDDEEARERAERLSRYAATRAIQAEERAGTAEVRASTAEERASTAEERASTAEERAAQAEAENARLRAELARLRG from the coding sequence ATGACTGTAAAATTTGCGCCCGCGCAAACCGTCGACGACCTCGACTTCTATCCTGAATCGGACGGCAAACCGATGGCTGAATCGGACCTGCATCGCGAGATCATGTTCACTATCATTCATCTGTTGCAGCGCCATTTCGCGGGGCGACGGGTGTATGTCAGCGGCAATCTGTTGCTTTATTACGTGGAGGGCGACCCGCGCAAGTCGGTGGCGCCGGATTGTTTTGTCGTCTGGGATGTAGAGCCGCGGCGCCGGCGCATCTACAAGTTGTGGGAGGAGGGAAAGGGGCCGCGGGTGGTGTTCGAGGTGTCATCCAAGAGTACGAAACGCGAGGATTTGGGCAGCAAGATGCGGTTGTACGCCCAGTTGGGGGTGGAGGAGTATTACATCTATGACCCGACGTCAGAGTATTTGCGGCCACCGCTGGCGGGTTTTCGGCTGGAGGCAGGACGTTTTGCCCCCATGCAGCCGCAGAACCAGGTGGTGGATTGGGGCGATATGGCTTTCGTGCCCGGCGCCGGCGAGCCGCCTGAGTATGTCAGCCCCTTGCTGGGGCTGAGGTTGGCTCTGGATGAGAACGGACGTCTGCAGTTTTTTGATGAAGCGACGGGTGAGCGGCTGTTGGATGACGAGGAGGCGCGGGAGCGAGCGGAGAGGCTTTCCCGCTATGCCGCCACGCGCGCGATCCAGGCGGAGGAGCGGGCCGGCACAGCCGAGGTGCGGGCCAGCACAGCCGAGGAACGGGCCAGCACAGCCGAGGAGCGGGCCAGCACAGCCGAGGAGCGGGCAGCGCAGGCCGAGGCCGAGAATGCGCGTTTGCGGGCGGAGTTGGCGCGCCTGCGCGGATGA